In Nicotiana tabacum cultivar K326 chromosome 10, ASM71507v2, whole genome shotgun sequence, the DNA window taggcgtttggacataagaattgtaaaattcaaaaaaatgatgaaaatatttttcaagtaaaaatgatatttgaaatttagagttagTGTTTGAACATAAATTTTAGtttaggttgtttttgaagttttgtgagtgatttgagtgaattttgaaaaacagtttttttgcagtttttcaaattttcaaaaatttccaaaatgcatcttcaagtgaaaattttatgaacaaacactgatttcgaaaaaaagtaaattttttttgaaaaaatcttcAACCagattttatgtccaaacgggcccTAAGAGTATGCGCTTCAATTCACATTTTCCTTTACAGGGATTGGCCATATGATAAAACACAACCAGtgttaggggttgtttggttacAGGGATTAGGGGTTATCCCAATATAAATTTGGGATTAAATTTGATCGTGAGTATTagctaaaatcaaaataaaatttataacAAAATCATGGGATTATCTATCCCATATCGAATGTGGGATTATCTATCCTGGTTAGGATAACCTAGTTTTGAACCAAATGACGTATTGTACCTTTGTCTTTCTTGAGCTAATGCTTCATAGAAGTATGTGTTTATGTAATTAGGATTAGAATTTAGATAGAGAACTTAATTAACGAGCTTTTCATCGGGggaatatatatagagagagatacATATATAAAATTATTGTTTCCCCTAGACatataaaaaaactaattaacattTGCTTGGACTTCATACATCTGAATTTGCCTTCCATTCAAGGGCTGTACTGGTCTTGCATTTCTCTTGCACCTCGAATCCAATGGAGCTCTCAAAGCTTCTACTTGCTCTCTTGATATTGATCTCACCTGCATTCACATTTTTTCCATCATTACATGAATACATTATTAGTGTAAATTAATTTGACAATGTGCACatgtaattattaaaaattagTTCTTCTTAACAAcatcggaaacaatctctctgccttcccagggtaggggtaagactgcgtacatcATACCCTCCACAGACCCagttgtgggattatactgggcggTGGTTGATTGGTTAGTTCTTCTTAACTACGAACTATCTAGCTGTTCTTAATAACAACATACTCAGTGTGATCACAGAAGTAGGGTTTGGGAAGGATGGGGTGTATGTAGATCTTACCCTTACTTCATGTAAGGTAGAAGAGTTGTTTCCGATAGCCTATCTACCTTACACAATCTCATTAAAATATAATTTGTGTATTCTTACCTATAAAACTGTAACATGTTCAACCATCATGCCATTTCCTTGTGGTCTTGGTTCAACATTTTTCAATCAGTCCATATTTGATCTTATTCACTAATTCGGGTATGTTAAAAATAGCCATTTTTTATTCTTGTAATCATAAAATAGTCAGAGATTCAAAAGTTATTGAAAAACGGTCAATTTCTGAAATCCCATAAAAGTGTTACGGATTTCGAAAATCAGGACATTATCTTGAACTTTTTACTTGTTTAAGCTCGAAATTCATGACACTATCATGGTATTTCCGAATTAAAAGTGGCTACTTTTCAACCAATTTTTGGACACCGGCTATGTTAATAATCGATTCTAAAAGTGGCTAGTCCGTACAATCAGGCCTAAGATGTAGGGGCGGATCCAACGCATTATGTACGGGTTCACCAGAACATAATAGTTTTTCtcatactttatatatatatatatatattaaatatctatACATATTAAACACAGTGGCGGATCCAAGATTTTGTGCACGCGGGTTCAATCTTAAAAAtacataactttagtcgtaaaataataattgtcaagtgggttcaaataaaatatttttacaaaatttatgCTGCTTTAATCGTAATTTATTcatatacacagtattattttttgGTGAAGCGGGTTCAGCTGCACCACGTGCGTCCGCTACTGTTAAACTATATTTGAACCTAATTATCATTGTATATTAACTTGAGATCATTGTAAGTACCAtatataaactttaaattctaAATCTGTCTCTGCTAAGACGTGACACAATAATAACTTTGCTCATGTTACTAATTATTTACACTAACAAATGAAGCTCCAGTCTttcaagaaataaaaagagaaaggaaaatgtAGAAAGATAACTATACCTTGCCAAGGATGTGCCAAGAGACATTTTCAGAGCATGGAGGAGTAGTTAAAGAACCAGTATATGAGTaatatttgtgtgtgtgtttcCTTATTTCATGTGTGTCTATACTTCCCAGCTGAATCTGTGTTTCTTTCTGTGATGCCACGTCCCTTGCCAGCTCATTCAGTTTGTTTTGAAGCTAAACATAAATAGAAACAAACTCAACATATTaatcttttctttttattgtttccAATAGCATATATATTATTatgtatttaaatattttaaaccattaattattatgacttataatacttttaacataatttttactatataaattttattttaaaaaatttaacaatCCTGCATTCAAATAATAGTagtcaaaattataaaatttaaatctcgaaaaataaaaagtatcacataaattaaaacaaatgaaatattatatatgttgtaGTACCTTGGTCATTAGGGGATCAGGATGGCCAATATGGAAGAGGGTTGCCAATACTGCTATACTATTATCTTCAGCAAAATGAACTAGATGAAGCTCCGCAGCATATCTGTAAAAACAATTTAACCTATTATTAAGATATATACTTCAGTCGACATATAATACTCCTTGAATTGCTATTGCACACACAAGACATCAAGcatcttattttttatattttataaatttaattagtgGTGTCGAGCCGTTTGACCTATAGGTCATATGTTCGGGCCGTgtaagcagccactaatgcttacATTATGGTAGACTGTctacattatattctttgggtGCGGGACCGGTGATCCTTCTCTGGACCCTTTAATTAGTGGTGTCAAGGTCAAATTGTATGCGCCTTGACTATTCTACCGAATATTTACTACCTTTCACTAGTATATATATCGGATAACTCCGTCCACACTCAATTTTTTTTATCTTGATTGGGATTTTAACAccaattttccaaatttttaacCACTTCATTAATCGTGAGGCCACACTCTTAATGCTTAATAACAAGAGAAAAAGTGCCTACTGAATCCCATCAAGTCGGTGTTCGGAAGGAGAATGCCAGTGCATTTGCTTCAAGTTGTAAGTTTTACCATCCACAACCAAAGTTCCTGCATTTTCCCCATATTTTATCTGCAACCATTGGTATCAATATCAGTCTCATAAGAAATTAGTAATAATGGAAAAAATTATCATGTCAATTATCCTAATAAGCACAAAAGATCAAAGAtagaaataaaagtaaagaaaaactaAAGAACATAGGGAAAAAAGTTCAAGGAAAAGAAGGGTAATTTCCTAATGAGACctaaaaaaatgaacaaaaagaaaaacaagtttCCTTTTTTGTTAGAGAAAAAGTGCTTTTAAATacttatttttaagctaaaatgacaaaaacaagGCAAAAGCCAAAAGTTAAAATTTCTAACTTATGACTTAAAAGTTATTTTGTCTTAAAAGTAATTTAAAATAAGGTTGTGCAAACAGGCTATTAGAAAACTAACCCCAACATTATAGCCATTATCAACCAAAGTAGCAACTTCAGAATGATTATATTGCATAATCAAGGGCTTCAAATTTTTGTTAATAACAAGATTAGCACTGTCAATATTTATTGGGGACTGAGATTTGCCAGTTGAGCAGGCCGAAAATGTTGGGTTCAACCTTCCCCAATTATTTGGGCCTATTGGGCCTGTGTAACCAAAATTGATTCTCAAAGCATCACCtaaccaaaaaagaaaattgtGTAAATTAATTAATACTAGAAGATTGCGCGACGGAAATGTTAAAAATAAAGCTCATATATTCTACGCAAAATACTAGTCCTTCGTCTTAATTTATGTGACATTGTTCGGATTTCGAGAATCAAACGAGTTTTTCATTGACCGTGAGCTTTTTCATatgatttttaaatattttttgaattgttAAGTATTGTAACTTATAGTACTTATTACGTAGTtttcaaatatgtaaattttattttaaaatatttaaagattCTATGTCCGCATTCAcagtcaaaattaaaaagtttaacTATCGAAAACCAAATTGTATCATATAAATTGGGACGACAGAGGGAGTAATTATGAAGAAATCAATAATCTTAATAGACCATGGTAGATTAATTATCAAAGAATGAGTATATATCAAAGATAAGGTGTCATTTAATTGTTTTTCAAGAATTGATTGGCCTTCATCTAAATTATGTACAATTCTTGGGGTCGCAGTATAAATGTTTTTGTCTAAATATTCTAAATATACAAGCAAAATTCTGTTATGGTAGAGGACAAAAACCTAAAGCAACGCTTTAGACAACTATGTCGTTTTGTTCTTTTAAAAGCATATCCTCATCACAAATTCGTCAAAGATTTTTCAACGATTAAAGCAAATAATAGTTTCCGAATAGGATGGTTTTATTACGTGTACTTCACTAATCTTTACTAAAATTTTAACAATAcgggaaatagaaagaaaaacaaTCCTCAAGAAAATTAAGCACTTTATTTGATACTTTACTAGTTTAATAAAGCGGGGAAAAAACCCATTTTTATGAAGAATATATCCTACAAACTCTTTCTCCCTTGCTATCTCCTGAGTATTAAGAGTATCACTGTTAGCCTGTTTGATCAAGTTTCTCCAACgccaaaactaaaaaaatatttttttatttttaagttgaagtaTTTATCtaagtttttaaaagaaaaaaagtgtttttgattAGTAGTAGAAgcaattttggagaagcagaaaaagtagCTGCTCCCcaaaagcattttttgaaaaacacttttgagaaaaatacacttagaagcatttttaaaaagtttggccaaatacaCAATTGATGCTCAgaaatacttttcaaattaactagtcaacaaattatttctcaccaaaagtacttttgagaaaaaacacttctcaaaataaactgattttagaagtttggccaaacgggttatatatatatatatatatatatatatatatatatatatcaaaaagtGCAGTAAGACTTCTGTTTAAGAGCCGAGCTACATAGTCGTAAAGGGATTCAATTGAACCTCTTTTTACTTCAAAATTGTGCaaatatatagggcaaaaatgaATCTTTCTATGCATACAGATTGTTGAATACATAAGAAAAACTTTTAGTGTAATGATAATACATGTGGTTCAAAAATCAGTTTAAGTCAGAGTTCTGAAACTTTTAGTGAAGTGTATATTCTGGAGAGAAGACATGCATG includes these proteins:
- the LOC107804047 gene encoding alpha carbonic anhydrase 1, chloroplastic; translated protein: MAAVGGILVWVVNICAILLLNLFSTASGDALRINFGYTGPIGPNNWGRLNPTFSACSTGKSQSPINIDSANLVINKNLKPLIMQYNHSEVATLVDNGYNVGIKYGENAGTLVVDGKTYNLKQMHWHSPSEHRLDGIQYAAELHLVHFAEDNSIAVLATLFHIGHPDPLMTKLQNKLNELARDVASQKETQIQLGSIDTHEIRKHTHKYYSYTGSLTTPPCSENVSWHILGKVRSISREQVEALRAPLDSRCKRNARPVQPLNGRQIQMYEVQANVN